A stretch of the Mycobacteroides immunogenum genome encodes the following:
- a CDS encoding Ppx/GppA phosphatase family protein translates to MTRVAAVDCGTNSIRLLISDIDEAGQLTDVHREMRIVRLGQGVDATGEFAPEAIERTRVALAAYTELMKSLGVQRVRMVATSAARDVSNRDTFFAMTAELLGTVCPGAVAEVITGTEEAALSFAGAVGELDSAAEPFVVVDLGGGSTETVIGDSSGVKASFSADIGCVRLTERCLHSDPPTAGEIAAARAAVRAQLARTFEMVPVQDARTWVGVAGTFTTLAALAHRLDVYDPAAIHLSRVPLSRLAEVTAALIAMPRSERAALGPMHEGRVDVIGGGSIVVEELVREFSARAGITELVVSEHDILDGIAISLR, encoded by the coding sequence GTGACCCGTGTCGCCGCCGTGGATTGCGGCACCAACTCGATCCGTCTGTTGATCTCGGATATCGACGAAGCCGGGCAGCTGACCGATGTGCACCGTGAGATGCGGATCGTGCGGCTGGGGCAGGGCGTCGACGCGACGGGCGAGTTCGCGCCGGAGGCCATCGAGCGAACCAGGGTAGCGCTGGCCGCGTACACGGAGCTGATGAAATCACTTGGCGTGCAGCGCGTCCGCATGGTCGCCACGTCTGCCGCGCGCGACGTCTCCAACCGTGACACCTTCTTCGCGATGACGGCCGAGTTGCTCGGCACCGTTTGTCCGGGGGCTGTCGCGGAAGTCATCACGGGCACCGAAGAAGCGGCGCTGTCGTTTGCTGGCGCCGTGGGCGAGCTGGATTCGGCGGCTGAACCTTTCGTGGTGGTGGATCTAGGCGGTGGGTCCACCGAAACGGTGATCGGCGATAGCAGCGGCGTTAAGGCCAGCTTCTCCGCCGATATCGGCTGCGTGCGTCTCACGGAACGGTGTCTGCACTCGGACCCGCCGACCGCCGGCGAGATCGCGGCGGCACGCGCCGCTGTGCGCGCGCAGCTGGCGCGGACGTTTGAGATGGTGCCGGTGCAGGACGCGCGAACCTGGGTGGGGGTGGCGGGCACCTTCACCACGCTGGCGGCGCTGGCGCATCGTCTCGACGTGTATGACCCGGCGGCGATTCATCTCTCGCGCGTGCCGCTAAGTCGTCTGGCCGAGGTGACGGCCGCATTGATCGCGATGCCGCGGTCGGAGCGGGCGGCGCTCGGGCCCATGCATGAGGGCCGTGTCGATGTCATCGGTGGCGGATCCATTGTTGTCGAGGAATTGGTGCGGGAGTTTTCTGCGCGCGCTGGCATTACCGAGTTGGTGGTCAGTGAGCACGACATCCTGGATGGCATCGCGATATCTTTGCGATAG